A region of Ornithorhynchus anatinus isolate Pmale09 chromosome 5, mOrnAna1.pri.v4, whole genome shotgun sequence DNA encodes the following proteins:
- the ASH2L gene encoding set1/Ash2 histone methyltransferase complex subunit ASH2 isoform X1: protein MDTQAGSVDEENGRQLGEVELQCGICTKWFTADTFGIDTTSCLPFMTNYSFHCNICHHSGNTYFLRKQANLKEMCLSALANLTWQSRTQDEHPKTMFSKDKDIIPFIDKYWECMTTRQRPGKMTWPNNIVKTMSKERDVFLVKEHPDPGSKDPEEDYPKFGLLDQDLGNIGPAYDNQKQSSAVSTSGNLNGGASFGGGIAAGSSGKGRGAKRKQQDGGTTGTTKKARSDPLFSAQRLPPHGYPLEHPFNKDGYRYILAEPDPHAPDPEKLELDCWAGKPIPGDLYRACLYERVLLALHDRAPQLKISDDRLTVIGEKGYSMVRASHGVRKGAWYFEISVDEMPPDTAARLGWSQPLGNLQAPLGYDKFSYSWRSKKGTKFHQSIGKRYSSGYGQGDVLGFYISLPEETETAKSLPDTYKDKALIKFKSYLYFEEKDFVDKAEKSLKQTPKSQIIFYKNGVSQGVAYKEIFEGVYFPAISLYKSCTVSINFGPCFKYPPREITYRPMSDMGWGAVVEHTLADVLYHVETEVDGRRSPPWEP, encoded by the exons ATCCTGCTTACCTTTCATGACCAACTACAGTTTTCACTGCAACATATGTCATCATAGTGGGAACACCTATTTCCTCAGAAAACAAGCAA atttgaaggaaatgtgccttagtGCCCTGGCCAATCTAACATGGCAGTCCCGGACACAGGATGAGCATCCCAAAACCATGTTCTCCAAAGACAAG GATATTATACCTTTTATTGATAAGTATTGGGAGTGCATGACAACCAGGCAAAGACCTGGGAAGATGACCTGGCCAAACAACATTGTTAAAACAATG AGTAAGGAGAGAGATGTATTCTTGGTGAAGGAACACCCAGACCCCGGCAGCAAAGACCCAGAGGAGGATTACCCAAAGTTTGGGCTTTTGGACCAG GACCTTGGTAATATCGGTCCCGCCTATGATAACCAGAAGCAAAGCAGTGCTGTTTCTACTAGTGGAAACTTGAACG GTGGAGCCTCTTTTGGAG GGGGAATTGCGGCAGGtagcagtgggaaaggaagaggggccaAGCGCAAACAGCAGGACGGAGGGACAACTGGCACCACCAAGAAAGCCCGAAG TGACCCCTTATTTTCTGCCCAGCGCCTCCCCCCTCACGGCTACCCACTGGAGCACCCCTTCAACAAAGACGGCTATCGCTACATTCTGGCCGAGCCTGATCCCCACGCTCCTGACCCTGAGAAACTGGAGCTGGACTGCTGGGCCGGAAAGCCCATTCCTGGAGACCTCTACAGAGCTTGCCTTTATGAACGGGTCCTGCTCGCGCTGCATGACCGAG CTCCCCAGCTAAAGATTTCTGACGACCGGCTGACTGTAATCGGAGAGAAGGGCTATTCTATGGTGCGGGCCTCACATGGGGTGCGCAAGGGTGCCTGGTACTTTGAAATCTCAGTGGACGAGATGCCTCCAGACACTGCTGCTAGACTGGGTTGGTCCCAGCCACTAG GAAACCTCCAAGCCCCACTGGGTTATGACAAGTTCAGTTATTCTTGGCGGAGCAAGAAGGGAACCAAGTTCCACCAGTCCATTGGCAAGCGCTACTCTTCTGGCTATGGACAAGGAGATGTCTTGGGGTTTTACATCTCCCTTCCCGAAGAAACAGAGACTGCTAAATCCCTGCCTGACACCTATAAGGATAAG GCTTTGATAAAGTTCAAGAGTTATTTGTATTTTGAGGAAAAGGACTTTGTGGATAAAGCAGAAAAGAGCCTAAAGCAAACCCCCAAAAGCCAA ATAATATTCTACAAAAATGGCGTTAGCCAAGGAGTGGCCTACAAGGAAATATTTGAAGGAGTTTACTTTCCTGCTATCTCCCTCTACAAGAGTTGCACT GTTTCCATCAACTTTGGGCCCTGCTTTAAGTATCCACCAAGGGAGATCACTTACCGTCCT ATGAGTGACATGGGCTGGGGCGCTGTAGTGGAGCACACATTGGCCGATGTCTTGTATCACGTAGAAACAGAAGTGGATGGGAGACGGAGTCCCCCGTGGGAGCCATAG
- the ASH2L gene encoding set1/Ash2 histone methyltransferase complex subunit ASH2 isoform X2 — translation MDTQAGSVDEENGRQLGEVELQCGICTKWFTADTFGIDTTSCLPFMTNYSFHCNICHHSGNTYFLRKQANLKEMCLSALANLTWQSRTQDEHPKTMFSKDKDIIPFIDKYWECMTTRQRPGKMTWPNNIVKTMSKERDVFLVKEHPDPGSKDPEEDYPKFGLLDQDLGNIGPAYDNQKQSSAVSTSGNLNGGIAAGSSGKGRGAKRKQQDGGTTGTTKKARSDPLFSAQRLPPHGYPLEHPFNKDGYRYILAEPDPHAPDPEKLELDCWAGKPIPGDLYRACLYERVLLALHDRAPQLKISDDRLTVIGEKGYSMVRASHGVRKGAWYFEISVDEMPPDTAARLGWSQPLGNLQAPLGYDKFSYSWRSKKGTKFHQSIGKRYSSGYGQGDVLGFYISLPEETETAKSLPDTYKDKALIKFKSYLYFEEKDFVDKAEKSLKQTPKSQIIFYKNGVSQGVAYKEIFEGVYFPAISLYKSCTVSINFGPCFKYPPREITYRPMSDMGWGAVVEHTLADVLYHVETEVDGRRSPPWEP, via the exons ATCCTGCTTACCTTTCATGACCAACTACAGTTTTCACTGCAACATATGTCATCATAGTGGGAACACCTATTTCCTCAGAAAACAAGCAA atttgaaggaaatgtgccttagtGCCCTGGCCAATCTAACATGGCAGTCCCGGACACAGGATGAGCATCCCAAAACCATGTTCTCCAAAGACAAG GATATTATACCTTTTATTGATAAGTATTGGGAGTGCATGACAACCAGGCAAAGACCTGGGAAGATGACCTGGCCAAACAACATTGTTAAAACAATG AGTAAGGAGAGAGATGTATTCTTGGTGAAGGAACACCCAGACCCCGGCAGCAAAGACCCAGAGGAGGATTACCCAAAGTTTGGGCTTTTGGACCAG GACCTTGGTAATATCGGTCCCGCCTATGATAACCAGAAGCAAAGCAGTGCTGTTTCTACTAGTGGAAACTTGAACG GGGGAATTGCGGCAGGtagcagtgggaaaggaagaggggccaAGCGCAAACAGCAGGACGGAGGGACAACTGGCACCACCAAGAAAGCCCGAAG TGACCCCTTATTTTCTGCCCAGCGCCTCCCCCCTCACGGCTACCCACTGGAGCACCCCTTCAACAAAGACGGCTATCGCTACATTCTGGCCGAGCCTGATCCCCACGCTCCTGACCCTGAGAAACTGGAGCTGGACTGCTGGGCCGGAAAGCCCATTCCTGGAGACCTCTACAGAGCTTGCCTTTATGAACGGGTCCTGCTCGCGCTGCATGACCGAG CTCCCCAGCTAAAGATTTCTGACGACCGGCTGACTGTAATCGGAGAGAAGGGCTATTCTATGGTGCGGGCCTCACATGGGGTGCGCAAGGGTGCCTGGTACTTTGAAATCTCAGTGGACGAGATGCCTCCAGACACTGCTGCTAGACTGGGTTGGTCCCAGCCACTAG GAAACCTCCAAGCCCCACTGGGTTATGACAAGTTCAGTTATTCTTGGCGGAGCAAGAAGGGAACCAAGTTCCACCAGTCCATTGGCAAGCGCTACTCTTCTGGCTATGGACAAGGAGATGTCTTGGGGTTTTACATCTCCCTTCCCGAAGAAACAGAGACTGCTAAATCCCTGCCTGACACCTATAAGGATAAG GCTTTGATAAAGTTCAAGAGTTATTTGTATTTTGAGGAAAAGGACTTTGTGGATAAAGCAGAAAAGAGCCTAAAGCAAACCCCCAAAAGCCAA ATAATATTCTACAAAAATGGCGTTAGCCAAGGAGTGGCCTACAAGGAAATATTTGAAGGAGTTTACTTTCCTGCTATCTCCCTCTACAAGAGTTGCACT GTTTCCATCAACTTTGGGCCCTGCTTTAAGTATCCACCAAGGGAGATCACTTACCGTCCT ATGAGTGACATGGGCTGGGGCGCTGTAGTGGAGCACACATTGGCCGATGTCTTGTATCACGTAGAAACAGAAGTGGATGGGAGACGGAGTCCCCCGTGGGAGCCATAG